Proteins encoded together in one Aminipila butyrica window:
- a CDS encoding sigma-54 interaction domain-containing protein, whose protein sequence is MKTWNGEETVADFVFDEDIYKLIVDQLDVAVITDQEGRYVHVTKSWEEYYGLQLKDIKGKFVREVFPTTKIHEALKTKESFIGVPAPLVNEKQEQGWCSYIPIIKEGQVVAGFIHVLFHSEKTAVAFSRRLNAMMDELNYYKQEVKQLRKSKYSIDDIIGESPLIGRLKEQIQRAAKSSSTVLIEGETGSGKELVAHSIHDLSQRAYKPLIKINCAAIPAELFESELFGYEYGAFTGADKKGKKGKFEMASGGSLFLDEINQMPLILQPKLLRALQESEIERIGGKESIPVDIRLIAASNTSLEKMVSSNAFRSDLFYRLNVLSIRIPALRERTEDIPLLVDSMIEKFNFQLGLNVQGIQPQVLQRFGEYDWPGNIRELQNVVERGMNMALTGMLEWKHFDEYFQNKALRRLGRTAEKGSLLIRQAKKNLEKEILLESLAKYGDNKTQCAREMGISRTLLYKKMKEYGIKQ, encoded by the coding sequence ATGAAAACGTGGAATGGAGAAGAGACGGTGGCAGATTTTGTATTTGATGAAGATATCTATAAATTAATTGTGGATCAGCTGGATGTAGCTGTCATCACGGATCAAGAGGGCAGGTATGTGCATGTTACCAAGTCCTGGGAGGAGTATTACGGTCTTCAGTTGAAAGACATCAAAGGAAAGTTTGTGCGAGAAGTCTTTCCCACCACCAAAATTCATGAGGCTTTAAAGACAAAAGAATCCTTTATTGGTGTTCCCGCTCCGCTTGTCAATGAGAAGCAGGAACAGGGATGGTGCAGCTATATTCCCATCATTAAGGAAGGCCAGGTGGTAGCAGGGTTTATTCATGTGCTTTTTCACAGTGAAAAGACGGCGGTGGCCTTTTCCAGAAGGTTAAACGCCATGATGGATGAATTGAATTACTATAAACAGGAAGTGAAGCAGCTGCGGAAGTCCAAATACAGTATTGATGATATCATCGGTGAAAGCCCATTGATTGGACGGCTGAAAGAGCAGATTCAGCGGGCGGCCAAATCCTCTTCTACTGTGCTGATTGAGGGGGAGACCGGTTCTGGTAAGGAGCTGGTGGCTCATTCGATTCACGACTTAAGTCAACGGGCTTATAAGCCTTTAATTAAGATTAACTGTGCGGCTATTCCGGCGGAGCTGTTTGAATCAGAATTATTCGGTTACGAATATGGAGCATTTACAGGGGCTGATAAAAAGGGTAAAAAGGGAAAGTTTGAAATGGCCAGCGGAGGGAGCCTATTTCTGGATGAGATTAATCAGATGCCGTTAATCTTACAGCCAAAGCTGCTGAGAGCCTTGCAGGAAAGCGAAATCGAACGAATTGGCGGCAAGGAGAGTATTCCCGTGGATATCCGGTTAATTGCCGCCTCCAATACTTCCTTAGAGAAGATGGTCAGCAGCAATGCTTTCCGAAGTGATCTATTCTATCGGTTGAACGTGCTGAGTATTCGGATACCGGCTCTACGGGAGAGAACAGAAGATATTCCCTTGCTGGTGGACAGTATGATAGAAAAGTTCAATTTTCAGCTGGGCCTTAATGTTCAAGGGATTCAGCCTCAGGTGCTCCAGCGGTTTGGAGAATATGATTGGCCAGGAAACATTCGAGAACTGCAAAATGTTGTGGAGCGAGGGATGAACATGGCTTTGACCGGAATGTTGGAATGGAAACACTTTGATGAGTATTTTCAGAACAAAGCGCTGAGGCGGCTAGGCAGAACCGCTGAGAAGGGAAGTTTGCTGATTCGCCAGGCTAAGAAAAATTTAGAAAAGGAAATTTTGTTGGAGAGCCTGGCCAAATACGGGGATAACAAGACTCAGTGTGCCAGAGAGATGGGGATATCTAGAACACTGCTGTATAAGAAGATGAAGGAGTACGGTATAAAACAGTAA
- a CDS encoding Flp1 family type IVb pilin, giving the protein MKKLRNNKKGMEMVQVGILIAIAIGIGLIFKNQITEFINGTFSNLMNSGF; this is encoded by the coding sequence ATGAAAAAACTGAGAAACAATAAAAAGGGGATGGAAATGGTGCAAGTAGGGATATTAATTGCCATCGCTATCGGTATTGGTTTAATTTTCAAAAATCAAATTACTGAATTTATTAATGGCACCTTTTCAAATCTGATGAACAGTGGGTTTTAA
- a CDS encoding BKACE family enzyme yields MNKTIITIAPTGAWPKKEQNPHIPMTPQEIADDVYECYQAGAAIAHLHMRDEKGEGTMDKDKFAETVQLIRAKCDIIINCTTSGDLNATDETRQAHLKALRPEMASYDCGSMNWMNNSLFLNPPHFLEELGQTMQEYGVKPEIEIFDAGMVYNSLYYLKKGILKAPLHYQFVLGAAGGTTATVENLVYLKGLIPEGSTWSALGIGKNNIAILLTAVALGGHVRVGLEDNLYYKSGQLATNTQLVARARAIIREAGNDAATPEDARHILNL; encoded by the coding sequence ATGAACAAAACTATTATTACCATCGCCCCTACGGGAGCATGGCCTAAAAAAGAGCAGAACCCTCATATTCCTATGACACCCCAGGAAATTGCCGATGACGTGTACGAATGTTATCAGGCGGGCGCTGCCATTGCTCACCTGCACATGCGGGATGAAAAAGGCGAAGGGACCATGGATAAAGATAAATTTGCCGAAACCGTACAGCTTATCCGGGCGAAGTGTGACATCATCATCAATTGCACGACCTCTGGAGACTTAAATGCCACCGACGAAACCCGGCAGGCTCATTTAAAAGCCCTCCGGCCAGAAATGGCATCTTACGATTGTGGTTCCATGAATTGGATGAACAACAGCTTATTTTTAAATCCGCCGCACTTTCTGGAGGAGCTGGGCCAGACCATGCAGGAATACGGCGTCAAGCCAGAGATTGAGATTTTCGATGCAGGCATGGTGTATAATTCCCTCTATTATTTGAAAAAGGGTATTTTAAAAGCACCGTTGCACTATCAGTTTGTGCTGGGAGCAGCTGGAGGGACTACGGCTACCGTAGAAAATCTGGTATATTTAAAGGGCCTGATTCCAGAGGGCTCCACTTGGTCGGCCTTAGGTATTGGAAAGAATAATATTGCCATTCTCCTGACCGCTGTTGCCTTGGGGGGCCATGTACGGGTAGGGTTGGAGGATAACCTGTATTATAAAAGCGGGCAGCTGGCCACAAATACTCAGTTGGTAGCCCGG
- a CDS encoding DUF5702 domain-containing protein → MKKLYYLWAGGNRRPKLFRRNKRGSMSVLLSMIFVCLIMAATVLVIAAAGASSYSYYDCVLQGAGRSVLSEYHLALKENYGLMAFSGYNQEVDDKLAFYANGSFQKKESQYRVNYIKPKLTQVSSNLSSFSLLDIDNFEKDLVDYMKHPQVNPPKKAEKIYEGKAQLINEKVLNSLPSRGVEGRNLELAARITEGLPPLEDLFSKATNRLLVDQYALEHFNYNLGWGSRTETFFKNELEYILYGKKTDGENRLQFINDFKVLRMILNSAHIYGDLKKRNQVLEMAALLTPGPEAALTAIALTEAWAYGESVNDVELLVAGEKVALYKNSRDWALDLETAINGTKTASYVKPAGDNGITYKDYLRIFLYLEDRQAKLLRMMDLIQINMQGGFDQNFYIKDCYVGLQIEAKVSGQEFSYVQQY, encoded by the coding sequence GTGAAGAAACTGTATTATCTGTGGGCAGGAGGGAACAGGCGGCCTAAGCTATTTAGAAGGAATAAGCGCGGGAGTATGTCGGTGCTGCTTTCCATGATCTTTGTCTGCCTGATTATGGCGGCAACCGTGCTGGTGATTGCCGCTGCTGGTGCTTCCAGTTACTCCTATTATGATTGCGTATTGCAGGGGGCAGGACGTTCCGTGCTTTCAGAATACCACTTGGCTTTAAAGGAAAATTACGGACTTATGGCTTTTTCCGGCTACAATCAGGAGGTGGATGATAAACTGGCTTTTTATGCAAATGGTAGTTTTCAAAAGAAGGAGAGCCAATACCGAGTGAATTATATCAAGCCCAAGTTAACTCAGGTAAGCAGTAATTTAAGTTCGTTCAGTCTTTTAGATATCGATAATTTTGAGAAGGACCTGGTAGATTATATGAAACACCCACAGGTGAATCCACCGAAAAAAGCAGAAAAGATTTATGAGGGAAAGGCTCAGTTAATCAACGAGAAAGTCCTTAACAGCCTTCCCTCCAGAGGCGTTGAAGGGAGGAATCTGGAGCTTGCTGCTAGAATTACAGAGGGGTTGCCGCCTTTGGAAGATCTGTTTTCCAAAGCAACGAATCGGCTGTTAGTAGATCAATATGCCCTTGAACATTTCAATTACAATCTGGGCTGGGGCAGCCGAACAGAAACTTTTTTTAAGAATGAGTTAGAATATATTCTTTATGGAAAGAAAACCGACGGAGAAAACCGGTTGCAATTTATTAATGACTTTAAAGTTCTGAGAATGATTCTTAACTCTGCTCATATTTATGGAGATCTGAAAAAGCGCAATCAAGTGCTAGAGATGGCCGCCCTGTTGACTCCCGGACCTGAGGCCGCCTTGACGGCTATAGCCCTGACAGAGGCTTGGGCCTATGGGGAATCGGTCAATGATGTGGAGCTGCTTGTAGCAGGTGAAAAGGTGGCGCTATATAAAAATTCAAGAGATTGGGCCTTGGATTTAGAAACGGCCATAAATGGCACCAAGACCGCATCTTATGTGAAACCGGCAGGAGACAATGGGATTACCTATAAGGACTATTTGCGGATATTTCTCTATCTGGAGGATCGCCAAGCAAAGCTGCTGCGGATGATGGATCTCATTCAGATTAATATGCAGGGGGGCTTTGACCAAAATTTTTACATAAAGGATTGTTATGTGGGCTTACAGATTGAGGCTAAAGTCAGCGGACAGGAGTTCAGCTATGTTCAACAATACTAA
- a CDS encoding MFS transporter, with protein sequence MNETLERNPQRWKVLFGGFACYTFDAFDLSLLAMSLALIIQDLNISTQKGGLLSTITLLGIGLSSLFVGWMADNYGRRKTLLFSLVSFGLLTAAIYFAQSWAVIMVLRFLAGFGLGGLWAVLSTYINETWAPSLRGKAASFTLSSFPVGSGFASFFAGILIPVYGWRVLFLTGALAIIPALYMYFAVPESKEWEEQKRLEAKNSKAAKAPISQIFSPQFRKNTIIATAVSAFAFSGYWGASTWLPTLLVTEKGLDTATMAKFMVILNVGMFIGMNVFGVVADKLGKKVALMITFLGLTITLPIYLHATEPNMLLMLGPVYAFFVSFTTIFGSYFPEMYPTEVRATGTGFCFNFGRGLSAIAPFALGIIAAKYSLTMGLGICSIFFFLSFLGMIFLPSGKAQQ encoded by the coding sequence ATGAACGAAACATTAGAAAGAAATCCACAAAGGTGGAAAGTCCTATTCGGCGGCTTTGCCTGTTATACTTTCGACGCCTTTGACTTGTCGCTGTTGGCCATGTCCCTGGCCCTAATTATTCAAGATTTGAACATTTCCACTCAAAAGGGCGGCTTGCTGAGCACGATTACCCTGCTGGGCATCGGCCTCAGTTCTCTATTTGTAGGATGGATGGCGGACAATTACGGCAGAAGAAAGACGCTGTTGTTCAGCTTAGTATCCTTTGGACTGTTGACCGCAGCGATTTACTTCGCCCAGAGTTGGGCGGTCATTATGGTTTTACGTTTTCTAGCTGGGTTTGGCTTGGGTGGCCTGTGGGCAGTGCTATCTACCTACATTAACGAGACTTGGGCACCGAGCCTGAGAGGAAAAGCGGCTTCCTTTACCTTGAGTTCCTTCCCGGTAGGTTCTGGCTTTGCTTCTTTCTTCGCAGGTATCCTCATTCCTGTATATGGCTGGCGAGTGCTGTTTTTGACTGGAGCCCTGGCTATTATTCCGGCGCTGTATATGTACTTTGCCGTACCGGAATCCAAGGAGTGGGAAGAACAAAAAAGATTGGAAGCGAAGAACAGCAAAGCAGCTAAGGCACCTATCAGCCAGATTTTTTCTCCTCAGTTCAGAAAGAATACCATCATTGCTACAGCGGTTTCGGCCTTTGCTTTTAGCGGGTACTGGGGCGCCTCTACTTGGTTGCCGACTCTCCTGGTGACAGAAAAAGGGCTGGATACCGCTACTATGGCTAAGTTTATGGTTATTCTTAACGTCGGCATGTTTATCGGAATGAATGTATTCGGTGTCGTGGCTGACAAATTAGGAAAAAAAGTGGCCTTAATGATTACTTTCTTAGGATTGACCATCACTTTACCGATTTACCTTCATGCTACAGAGCCAAACATGTTATTGATGCTGGGGCCGGTATACGCCTTTTTCGTATCCTTTACGACCATCTTTGGCTCGTATTTCCCGGAGATGTATCCGACGGAGGTCCGAGCTACCGGTACCGGATTCTGTTTTAACTTTGGCAGAGGCCTGTCGGCTATTGCACCGTTTGCCTTAGGAATCATAGCAGCAAAATATAGCTTGACCATGGGCCTGGGGATTTGCTCCATCTTCTTCTTTTTATCCTTCTTAGGTATGATTTTCCTGCCTAGCGGAAAGGCACAGCAGTAG
- a CDS encoding TadE/TadG family type IV pilus assembly protein, translating to MGSKRGSAMVEAAMIYPLVIGTVMAVIYLMIAMYVGAAMKSNLDFQLRERAMVLAKTGTRLEESQFTPSDKYGRGAFGQQIAFGERKEGLMTVLHGQSSHGYRANALVAGPLFRQHQGEVYLIDEREYIRKVDMIKP from the coding sequence ATGGGCAGTAAGCGAGGGTCTGCCATGGTGGAAGCCGCTATGATTTATCCTTTGGTAATCGGTACGGTGATGGCAGTAATCTATTTGATGATTGCTATGTATGTAGGAGCGGCCATGAAGAGCAATCTAGACTTTCAACTGAGGGAAAGAGCTATGGTGTTAGCAAAGACCGGGACCCGGTTAGAGGAAAGCCAGTTTACGCCTTCTGATAAATATGGAAGAGGGGCGTTTGGTCAGCAGATTGCCTTTGGGGAGCGAAAGGAAGGCCTGATGACAGTCTTGCATGGACAGTCAAGCCACGGTTATAGGGCAAATGCCTTAGTGGCGGGGCCTTTATTTCGACAGCATCAGGGAGAAGTGTATTTAATTGATGAAAGAGAATATATACGAAAGGTGGATATGATAAAGCCGTGA
- a CDS encoding cyclase family protein translates to MMEGKNMKIIDLSIAVESGLPSDPPDYRPYIDYQNHKDTAKDMLEYFGDATLDDLPEGNGWAVEFLKISTHGGTHIDAPYHYYPTMNGGEKAWTIDEIPLDWFHGHAVVVDFREKPDGYKVEPEDFQEYFTKINYTLKAGDIILVNTGASKKWGRAEYLSSGCGMSKAATLWLVNQGVRVVGTDAWSWDRPLPIEAIDFNKTHDKELIWEGHRAGAVKAYCHIEKLTNLEALPITGSHFFCFPVKIKAASAGWIRAVAFVEED, encoded by the coding sequence ATGATGGAAGGAAAAAACATGAAAATCATCGATTTGAGTATTGCAGTAGAAAGCGGATTGCCTAGCGATCCGCCGGATTATAGACCTTATATTGACTATCAGAATCACAAGGATACCGCCAAGGATATGCTGGAGTATTTTGGCGATGCGACGTTGGACGATTTGCCGGAGGGAAACGGCTGGGCGGTAGAGTTTTTAAAAATCTCTACTCATGGAGGCACCCATATTGATGCTCCCTATCACTATTACCCCACGATGAACGGCGGCGAAAAAGCTTGGACCATCGACGAAATTCCCCTGGACTGGTTCCATGGGCACGCCGTGGTGGTAGATTTCCGGGAAAAACCGGACGGCTACAAGGTAGAACCGGAAGATTTCCAAGAATACTTTACAAAGATTAACTATACGTTGAAGGCTGGCGACATTATCCTTGTCAATACGGGGGCCAGCAAAAAGTGGGGCAGAGCGGAATATTTGTCCTCCGGCTGTGGTATGTCTAAAGCAGCTACTCTTTGGTTGGTGAATCAGGGGGTGCGGGTAGTGGGCACGGATGCCTGGAGCTGGGATCGTCCTCTGCCTATAGAAGCGATAGACTTTAATAAAACCCATGACAAAGAGCTAATTTGGGAAGGCCACCGGGCGGGAGCTGTCAAGGCTTATTGTCATATTGAAAAACTGACGAACTTGGAAGCCCTGCCGATAACAGGCAGTCATTTCTTCTGTTTCCCGGTGAAGATAAAAGCTGCCAGCGCTGGCTGGATTCGAGCAGTAGCCTTTGTAGAAGAAGATTAG